The following are encoded in a window of Sinorhizobium sojae CCBAU 05684 genomic DNA:
- a CDS encoding hemerythrin domain-containing protein — protein sequence MIARIKTFAPPTNRSLAPATADRLALLAGSHEDQLALCDRLEAIANGLPYGVDRSICAHAGKMLGPHLRNLHEREEAAVFAWTEEKLGDDPSVLSTLGLLKYEHCEDECFAEELAEVLGRLATADATVNPEAAGYMLRGFFTNLRRHVRFEQQCFRNLTADRSGC from the coding sequence ATGATCGCTAGGATCAAGACGTTTGCGCCCCCCACAAACCGGTCATTAGCTCCAGCCACCGCCGATCGGCTGGCCTTATTGGCAGGTTCTCACGAGGACCAACTGGCTCTCTGTGACCGTCTCGAGGCCATTGCAAACGGCCTTCCGTACGGAGTCGACCGTAGTATATGCGCTCACGCCGGAAAGATGCTTGGCCCGCACTTACGGAATCTTCACGAGAGAGAAGAAGCTGCTGTTTTCGCGTGGACAGAGGAGAAGCTGGGGGACGATCCATCAGTGTTAAGTACTTTGGGTCTGCTCAAGTATGAGCATTGCGAAGACGAATGCTTCGCCGAGGAATTGGCGGAAGTGTTGGGTCGGCTGGCGACGGCGGATGCTACTGTCAATCCGGAGGCAGCGGGCTATATGCTCCGTGGTTTCTTCACCAATTTGCGTCGGCATGTGCGCTTCGAGCAGCAGTGCTTTCGTAACCTAACTGCTGATCGCTCAGGCTGCTGA
- the fdxB gene encoding ferredoxin III, nif-specific — protein sequence MTSHFFTRDGSTWMPQYLTAIDAMTCIGCGRCFKVCSREVMHLHGIDESGEILGACDGEDDDFDGELSRTIMVVDHAGRCIGCGACARVCPKNCQTHVAADKIVA from the coding sequence ATGACAAGTCATTTCTTTACCCGCGACGGCTCCACATGGATGCCGCAATATCTGACGGCCATTGACGCCATGACGTGCATTGGTTGCGGCCGCTGCTTCAAGGTCTGCTCGCGCGAGGTCATGCATCTGCACGGCATCGACGAATCCGGTGAGATCCTCGGGGCCTGCGATGGCGAGGACGACGACTTCGATGGCGAGCTCAGCCGCACGATCATGGTTGTCGATCACGCCGGCCGCTGCATCGGCTGCGGAGCCTGCGCCCGCGTCTGCCCGAAGAACTGCCAGACCCATGTAGCGGCCGACAAAATTGTTGCTTGA